The following are from one region of the Flavobacteriaceae bacterium UJ101 genome:
- a CDS encoding dihydrokaempferol 4-reductase (KEGG: cts:Ctha_0057 dihydroflavonol-4-reductase) — MILITGATGLVGAHMMLELALTNKKIRALKRSNSSLEEVKSLFEREKQLVLWNQIEWVEGDITDVTTLDVVFKDVTEVYHVAGLVSFDDRKSKELYEVNVKGTANMVNFSISNGVKRFLYMSSIAVMDSVNHEVITEQSEFLDKKPHSKYACSKFEGEMEVWRGSQEGLNVVIVNSGVVLGSGFWNQSSGEIIKKSLKGYYTSGGSAFVAVEDLAKCSVKLMDEKHFNERYIVISENISYEKLVKTICLSKNNKTKLISDIQLKWLSTFSSWGASLGFKNVLNSATCESLISTTHYDNSKIRNTIDYNFKTIDQTLSSIIKEYENV; from the coding sequence ATGATTTTAATTACCGGAGCTACAGGGTTGGTTGGAGCCCATATGATGTTAGAGTTAGCATTAACAAATAAAAAGATTCGTGCTTTAAAACGATCGAATTCTTCTTTAGAAGAAGTAAAATCATTGTTTGAAAGGGAAAAACAATTGGTTTTGTGGAATCAAATTGAGTGGGTAGAGGGAGATATTACTGATGTTACAACGTTAGATGTTGTTTTTAAGGATGTTACTGAAGTGTATCATGTTGCGGGATTGGTGAGTTTTGATGATCGAAAGTCGAAAGAATTATATGAAGTAAATGTAAAAGGAACGGCTAATATGGTTAATTTTTCCATCTCAAATGGAGTGAAACGATTTTTATATATGAGTTCTATTGCTGTAATGGATTCTGTTAATCACGAGGTGATTACTGAGCAAAGTGAATTTTTAGATAAAAAACCACATTCGAAATATGCTTGTTCTAAGTTTGAAGGGGAAATGGAAGTATGGAGAGGCTCACAAGAGGGGTTGAATGTAGTGATTGTAAATTCTGGTGTAGTGTTAGGAAGCGGCTTTTGGAATCAAAGTAGTGGAGAAATTATAAAAAAATCTTTAAAAGGATATTATACTTCAGGTGGATCGGCTTTTGTTGCAGTAGAAGATTTAGCAAAATGTAGTGTGAAATTGATGGATGAGAAACATTTTAATGAACGATACATTGTGATTTCTGAAAATATTTCTTACGAAAAATTGGTAAAAACCATTTGTCTATCTAAAAATAATAAAACAAAGCTAATATCAGATATACAATTGAAGTGGTTGTCTACATTTTCTTCATGGGGTGCTTCATTAGGGTTTAAAAATGTATTAAATTCAGCAACTTGTGAATCTTTAATCTCAACAACACATTACGATAATTCTAAAATAAGAAATACGATTGATTATAATTTTAAAACAATTGATCAAACACTATCTTCTATTATAAAAGAATATGAGAATGTATAA
- a CDS encoding putative sodium/glutamine symporter GlnT (Probably functions as a sodium/glutamine symporter for glutamine uptake; Belongs to the sodium:alanine (SAF) symporter family.), producing the protein MIELFEQSIDFVNTMLWSGILIVVLIGAGLWFTISLKGIQFRYIKEMSRLVFEGAGKKSEGVSSFQAFTMSLASRVGTGNMAGVAIAIALGGPGAVFWMWIIALIGSASAFVESTLAQVYKEPNGKTYRGGPAYYMEKALHNRNLGIAFSILITLCFGFIFNAVQSNTITAAFVKVINGEETPEMISIFGRNFDVMQLGVGVVLVLITSLVIFGGVKRIAKFTEAVVPIMALAYLAVSVVVIALNITEIPSIILLILREAVGMESIVGAGIGTVLMQGIKRGLFSNEAGMGSAPNAAATAEVSHPVKQGFIQALGVFTDTLVICTATAFVILIGGNYIGAEEGIQLTQSSLVSEVGAWGSQFIAVCIFLFAFSSIIGNYYYGESNIQFMSGSKKTLTGYRILVLGMVFFGALAKVKIVWDLADIFMGLMALLNIYAIFRLFPIAKKVFLDYEKQKKEGKDPVFKASNVGLENETDCWK; encoded by the coding sequence ATGATAGAATTATTTGAACAATCAATAGACTTTGTAAACACGATGTTATGGTCGGGAATTTTAATTGTAGTCTTAATTGGGGCAGGGCTATGGTTTACAATAAGTCTAAAAGGAATACAATTCCGCTATATAAAAGAAATGTCTCGCTTAGTATTTGAAGGAGCGGGTAAAAAAAGTGAAGGGGTATCTTCTTTTCAAGCCTTTACGATGAGTTTAGCTTCACGAGTAGGAACAGGGAATATGGCGGGAGTTGCTATTGCAATAGCTTTAGGAGGTCCTGGAGCTGTTTTTTGGATGTGGATTATTGCTTTAATTGGTTCAGCATCAGCATTTGTGGAAAGTACTTTAGCACAAGTTTATAAAGAACCTAATGGGAAAACCTATCGAGGAGGACCTGCTTATTATATGGAAAAAGCATTGCATAACCGTAATTTAGGAATTGCCTTTTCTATTCTTATTACCCTTTGTTTTGGATTTATTTTTAATGCAGTACAATCAAATACGATTACCGCTGCATTTGTGAAAGTGATTAACGGAGAAGAAACTCCAGAGATGATATCCATTTTTGGACGAAATTTTGATGTGATGCAATTGGGAGTAGGTGTAGTATTAGTTTTAATTACCTCTTTAGTTATTTTTGGTGGTGTAAAACGGATTGCCAAGTTTACAGAAGCTGTTGTACCTATTATGGCATTAGCTTATTTAGCTGTTTCAGTTGTAGTTATTGCATTGAATATTACAGAGATTCCAAGTATTATTTTGTTGATATTAAGAGAGGCTGTAGGAATGGAATCCATTGTTGGAGCTGGAATTGGTACAGTGTTGATGCAAGGAATTAAAAGAGGTTTGTTTTCTAATGAGGCAGGTATGGGGTCTGCACCAAATGCAGCAGCAACTGCTGAAGTTTCTCACCCAGTAAAACAAGGTTTTATACAAGCTTTAGGTGTTTTTACTGATACATTAGTGATTTGTACGGCGACGGCTTTTGTAATTTTAATAGGTGGAAATTATATAGGAGCTGAAGAAGGAATTCAATTAACGCAATCTTCGTTGGTTTCTGAAGTAGGAGCTTGGGGGAGTCAATTTATTGCGGTGTGTATCTTTTTATTTGCTTTCAGTTCTATTATTGGTAATTATTATTATGGAGAATCCAATATTCAATTTATGTCAGGTAGTAAAAAAACGTTGACAGGATACCGTATTTTGGTTTTGGGAATGGTGTTTTTTGGTGCTTTAGCCAAAGTTAAAATTGTATGGGATTTAGCTGATATTTTTATGGGATTGATGGCGTTATTAAATATTTACGCGATATTTCGTTTATTCCCTATTGCGAAAAAGGTCTTTTTAGATTATGAAAAACAAAAGAAAGAAGGGAAAGATCCTGTATTTAAAGCTTCTAATGTAGGTTTAGAAAATGAAACAGATTGCTGGAAATAA
- a CDS encoding methionine gamma-lyase (Transforms O-acetylhomoserine into homocysteine and O- acetylserine into cysteine. Belongs to the trans-sulfuration enzymes family.; KEGG: gfo:GFO_2175 methionine-gamma-lyase) has product MAFKPADKIQDLQYFGEFGGVNPSITDSSTYTFLSAKTMFDTFEGNAEGCYLYSRHTTPSNLYLGEALAAMEGTETANVTSSGMGAITGVILQECEQGDHIVSSRTIYGGTYAFLKNFTPKLGIQTSFVDITKLDQVEAAITKHTKILYCETVSNPLLEIANIPELAKIAKKHHLQLVVDNTFSPLSISPIKLGANVVIHSLTKFINGSSDTVGGVICGTQEFIDRLRNVNDGANMLLGTTMDSLRASSILKNLRTLHIRMKQHSKNALFLAQEFEKLGLKTVYPGLESHPSHNLFKSFYNDEYGFGGMLTIDAGSLDQANALMELMQKRNLGYLAVSLGFYKTLFSAPGTSTSSEIPEEVQSKMGLSGGIIRFSIGLDNDIERTFNQMKACMEELGII; this is encoded by the coding sequence ATGGCTTTTAAACCTGCAGATAAAATTCAGGATTTACAATATTTTGGAGAATTCGGAGGAGTAAATCCTTCCATAACAGATTCTTCCACCTATACTTTTCTTTCTGCTAAGACTATGTTTGATACTTTTGAAGGCAATGCGGAAGGGTGTTATTTATACTCTAGACATACTACACCTAGTAACCTTTACTTAGGCGAAGCTTTAGCAGCTATGGAAGGAACAGAAACTGCTAATGTAACTTCCTCGGGAATGGGAGCCATCACGGGTGTTATTTTACAAGAATGTGAACAAGGAGACCACATTGTTTCCAGCCGTACCATATATGGTGGAACTTATGCTTTTTTAAAAAATTTCACTCCTAAATTAGGTATTCAAACCTCTTTTGTTGACATCACTAAACTAGATCAAGTAGAAGCTGCTATTACAAAACATACTAAAATTTTATATTGTGAAACGGTTAGTAATCCTTTATTAGAAATAGCCAATATTCCTGAACTAGCTAAAATAGCTAAAAAACATCATCTACAATTAGTGGTTGACAATACTTTTTCACCGCTCTCTATATCTCCTATTAAATTAGGAGCTAATGTTGTTATTCATTCTTTAACCAAGTTTATTAATGGCTCTAGTGACACTGTAGGCGGTGTCATTTGTGGCACACAAGAATTCATTGATCGTTTACGAAATGTGAATGATGGAGCCAATATGCTACTCGGAACTACAATGGACAGTTTGCGTGCTTCCAGCATCCTTAAAAATTTAAGAACTTTACACATCCGAATGAAGCAGCATAGTAAAAATGCTTTATTCTTAGCACAAGAATTTGAAAAATTAGGATTAAAAACTGTTTATCCAGGACTTGAAAGCCATCCTTCTCACAACTTATTTAAAAGCTTTTATAACGATGAATATGGTTTTGGAGGAATGTTAACCATTGACGCAGGAAGTTTAGATCAAGCAAATGCTTTAATGGAATTAATGCAAAAAAGAAATTTAGGCTATTTAGCAGTAAGTTTAGGTTTTTATAAAACCTTATTTTCAGCCCCTGGAACCAGTACTTCTTCTGAAATACCTGAAGAAGTACAAAGCAAAATGGGACTTAGTGGCGGCATCATTCGTTTTTCCATTGGCTTAGACAACGATATTGAACGTACTTTTAATCAAATGAAAGCGTGTATGGAAGAGCTTGGAATTATTTAA